GGTAGTGCTCATCCTCtggaattaattttaaaaataatagctTATTTTTGATCCCCGACTCATTCCCGTTCAATATGACTTTTTTATAGATGtattttaaatataatttaaCTGCTGTTGGTGTTCGTGACGATTTTCCTTATGTAAATTTTAAAAGGAATTGCATTAGAATGGATTGTCCGAATCCTGGCGCTGAGGTGAGGTTCatactagaatttttttaggagccataattatattatataattctTGCTCAGGTGGAATTCCTTCGATATTGCCTACAAACGATAAATGCTACAGCGGTACTGATCCCTCAATACTTACGATCTGATGAAATGATAGATATGGTGAGCTAGCCAAATGATTTATGACggtaaaattttcaattgttgttgcttaattgtttttttcagttagcGAATGGAACAGCAGATATTACGCTTATTCCTTTACTGCAAAAACGAGAACGAATGGAAAAGGTACGCGGAACAAACGTTTACAGATACTTCTATCCTTAAGTCGGTGCATAGGTGGACTTCTCAACACCGATCGGACTTGTGTACGTTGGGTATTATGTGATGGAGGCGGAAAGGATCGATGTTCCAGATCGTATCCGAAATGTTTTCAGCGTACCTGTAAGTAAAGCAGTACGGCACGACTTATATTTGTCTCCGCCATGAGCAATCCAACTAACCAGTTTCTAGTTacattcgggtcaaaacgatatgaacctcgttgcagttacgtaagcgactgcgctcaaaGAGGCGGAGCTGAAGGTAGAGCTGTACGCTGGAACTAGCGGGTTCGAGGAATACAGCGGCGATGAGTGCACTAATAAGGATCTCCCTCGATCAgaaccgctacgctcaacctcaccgcttcgagcgcagacgcCTAAGGAAatgcaccaagcttcaggtcgtttccTCCCGACTATATCAGCCCTTTTTCCTGATACACTTACGTTTGAAACACACTTCACCTTCTAAATGACTACTAAGTGGGGTGCTAAAGTAATTTGGAGAGGAGGAGGGCTCAAAATTGCTCCAAATGAACGGCACTGGAACTGCGtttagagcgcaaaaaaatagttcctacgaggacaAAACTGTCAGTAGATGTCATGAGaggattcttcactttctggagtaggagaaccACATGTTTTAAGTGTTATCCGCCACAAAAAGAACTGCGCCAGGCTCTACTGACAGTAAATTTGCTGACTTTCTCTTAGATGTTCTaaatttgacaaatgtgttctttttttcttttcggtgCATCATTCGTATatgtgaataaacaaatgaataaataaatcgttcataatttttaaatgcGGGTTGCAGAGAAGCTTTCTCTCAAAGAGCTTTTGTTCCTTTCTTTGAAAGTTCTGGGTGCTATGACTAAGCTACTCACTTCCACTTAGCCTATTTGGAGAGTTTGGTGAGGTCGAAACATTAGTAGCTCCAGTTCgatcttccttttcttctcgtaGTACCTTTAGCCTACAAGTCAACATGTCATGAAGACTAAAGGTGTTAGGTACCCAACCAACTCGATTAGTTAGTTTCATTTCCAGTGATGAACTGTCGATTAATGAACTATCAGAAAGTTATTTAACAATTAGGAACAATTCTTTTGCTTCAGGAACTATTTTTTACGCTCTGAGTAGAGTTTGACCAAATTTTTCTGTAAGTGTTGGATTGTATAACTCCTTCGCCGGATTAAGGAAGATGCTACGCCCTCTCACTCTGCTTCATGTACGGATGCTTAACTAGTGGCTAAATGTTTAATCTTAATCATTGAAGGATTATGATAGTGACTGAAGGGTGTCTTTATCTGCtttatgaattttttgtgCCGTCCATATTTTTCGCTTGATTAGAAACGAAAACTGGACGAATTTGGCTAATTTTGATGCTGAAGAGGTCGAAAAGTAACGGAAGCTACagtagaatcgctaattcttcaaCAGAAGACTAAAAAGACGCGGATAcgtgtaataaaaaaaggtgGAGCATCTTTATCTGACAATAGCTTTTTGTTTTAGGCACTGTCGATTCTCATTCTGACTAGCCTGGCTGTAGCGACTCTCCTCTACATCTACTCAAAATTATTCTACAACAATCGTATGTCACTACTGGAATCCATAACGGTTACATTCTCTGGTAATCTTATTTAACTCGCACTTATTGTAACAGTCTAATTTTCACGGAGTCGCATTGATGCTAGCTTTTAACTTTTGGTGTTTGAGGTCTCTTGAGACAATGTCACCTAAACCTCAATGGTCCTATATGTGTAAGCATTCTTGCATGTAGTTGGTTGTGGTTCACATTCGTCATAACAGCCCATTACGAGGTGAGCTATTTTATCTCGTCAGGAATTGCTTCAAATAGTTCTagcattttattttgaaggtcttaaggttttttttttaaaacacataGATATCgtcatttgttttctcttgGACGAAATGTCCATGATAAAACTCAAGTAAAAGAATTGCGACAAGCATACACTCAAATTAGCCAACATATCGGtgttattactttttattttttaaacgtttatTTTCATGCATTGGAGATTATTGACGAAGCGGTGTAAATTGACCTCCGTAACGCACGTTCAGGCGAATGTATCTATTTTCGGTGTTAGCTTTATGTGGTATTTATTGTTCTTTTACAACAAAAGACGGAAGCTCTTAGTTCCAAGATAACAATAGTAAAAAtggtaatattaataaaaatagtagaacGCACTGTGATTGTGGGCTTAGCGATAGCGTGGGGGTGGCTTGTGCTTTTAAGTGTTTCGTGCGATAAAATGTGTTAAGATTAATAATTGTCGACCAACAACCTTGGAACTTTGTTTACAGGTTATTGCACACATACATTCATACACCTCAAAATAGCCACAGAATCTGAGAATGTTGAAGTTTAAATAGTCCACTTATCTTCGTGTTGCAGTGAATGACAAGTAGTGGGTTAGTTCAACATGAGGGCGGACAGTACCCCGTCGATCAATGAAAGCGAACGAAAGAAGATTTTGCAAGGACTCCATAGACGAGTACACAAAGGAGGACAAGAAAAAACCCTTGCCTTCGTCCTATTGATCGGGGGTGTCGCGTTCCAGGGTGCCAGTCTCCAACTGTTCAGTTCCGGAGGCTCATTGATGTGCGGATCCCGTGAAGAACTGGCACTGGGATTCTAACACCCAAGAGAGCGCCGTGTGCGGACTGCCAGGGTTAGAGTTGATCCCCACGTGGTCAGCCTAGCCACTAGGCTTGTTCTCGGCATCGCTGGCTCTCGCTATTCCTCGCAAGATTATTACTTAGGAGGCCCTAAGGCTACCGCCGTACTTTACTTGTGCTACCCCTACTCTGGTCCCATGCCGGCTTGTGCACGAGGCTCTGATACTTGTGCAGTACCGCCCTCGCCCCCACGCAGGCTGCCTGTGCTCTTCGAGCCCCATTGCAACACACATTTACCACATACATTTGGATTGTTTCGCCACTCTATTGTGGGTCCTGTGTACTCAACTGGATACAGTACACGCTGAGTTATTACTCAGTCTTCGTCGCACTTTACGCATATATACATGCAATAATACTAAAAAGGCCGGGGTCTTATCAGTAAAAGCTCCTTTTATAGACGCAGTGGGCGGAGCGTAAGGTCCGCGAGAAGGAGGAGAGCTGTGGGACCTCGTCGCATCCGCAGCACGCGTCCTTTAGATGTTGTGAAAAGTAGTCGCGTGGAATCAGCGACAGAGGATACAGTGTGTCTTTACCTACCTCCACTGAGGAAGTAACCCGTACGTTGAAAGAccgtaaaagaaaaagtgaaagaactgTAACTTGGCGAAAAcagatcacgctcaattccctcttGTATTCCTGAGAAACAGCGTGAGAAATGAATTCAGTGGTCGTTTTTTCTTACGAAACACGTTAGAACACAATCAAGCGGACGATAATCAATGTGGCGtcctcagcagccttttcaagtaaaacccATGAATAACCCTTCTGACTCGTTCAAAGAGGCCGCTTTCCGCGCCATTTTTCAAGACAACTAAAACTGAACCTTATTATGCACATTATATTACACTTATTATTACAATCTACACTTCTACACTCcctattttcttctgctaAAGATATTGACATAGTCAAATTCgtaatatgctgcctttaaggcaaaAATTCGCAGCTTGCTAATGCTGGCACGCCACCGTGGCTCCCTGTTTACGAATCTAGATCAAGCAATGGATACAATGGAGTACTACGtaaattctagaattttttacGTGTTGATAAATAATGATGACTCATTTCTTCCAGGGATGGAAAATGgtaattgaaaaaaggagCTACTCACCCTTCGAACACTGTTATCCTATTCAATGTGAAAGATTGAGAAGACTTCAGAAAAGGTGTGTTGTATTAGGTTAATGCATAATTACCAGCGGTTTTTCACGCAACATTTATTATGAAAAAACATACAGaacaaaaacatgtttttatTATGATTAGTTTGGAGCGTAATCACCATCATCCATTTAATATAGCAAATGACCATCACGTAAATTTCTAATTCGCTAGCtcagttcaaaaatttctaggacgacatagttctttttcttagaagtAGCAATGAAGCAGAGACGAAACTCGAGGAATGGAACCAAAcagagaagagaataggattgtgaataaacaaaaaaaaaagacacagttcatgaagaacgtctaCGAGGACGGAGGAAGGCTTGAAGGCCCTCatatcgtggaaacttcgtcacaCGAACTCGAACATTCCATGAAAATGGAGatcgacttgaaggaagaactgaatggaAGGACGAGAACAGGGTGGACAacattcgcacccgtcagggaagctaagGACCAGCTGACGTTCCCTTCTGTTTGAGTccacagttcttccagcgctgtattacgcagcggagacgtaaGCAGACATCGCTGCCACGCCGGAAAGCTGCTCACTACCCACAGAACCTTTGAGAGATGTCTTTTAAAGTTTAGTCGACAGGAAAATCCGGCTCAAGACCGATGTTCCGTCTTCGCGAGcgagcggaatatatatcgaaagcaaaggaTAGATGGGCTGGTCAcactatgagaagaatcgacggcAGATAGACCAAAAGATCGCTAGAGTGAATCCCAAAAGATGCTAAACGTCCTCGAGAGAGACCGCCGACAAGATGGCGTGATGTGTTTGCTGCGCGGATGGACCTGCTGAGaactcagctggatacggctcaaggacctcgtcaacatCACTCACAGAACGTGAGAatatcttggatgacaatgaaGAGAGGAGgaaatgactaaaaaaaagtgctggacCCTCACGTCCATTGATGAAGTTCCATCTGAGCCGTTCTAAGCTGAACTAAGCATACTAATAATTTTTACTCTGATATTATTCTTAAGAATAAGAGATAGAAAGCAACGAAAGGATATCTTCTACTGCCTTTCACTTCGTGTCCGTGTTATCACAGCTCCTTAGCATATCACTTCTTTCCTGATTTTTATGTTAGGTAAAACAACATATTTTCTTAGATCTCCTTTCAGATCTTTGATAAAAGAGCATGATGGCTCTGACTTGCTGTCAGTGGTGTCAAAGGATCACTTTGCCTTCAGTGCTCTGCCTAAGGACATGGCTCCACATCCAAGGTCTATAATCGACGATAGGAGACACGTGTTGTTTGTACGAGACGATTACATCATGCCCATATATTTGGCGTATGCTCTCCGAAAGTAAgcataatttttggaaataaagtCGTGGATTTTTGATGAGACTAAAGAAATCATCATCTCAGTCTACGTTGAAAATGTTCATTCAGGTGctatgtttccttttttgtgctAACGCCGGTACCTTTCGTATATAGCATATATGACATTTAATAACGATGACGAGATCCGAATACGTGAATGGTGTAGAAATTTGCTTTCTCTGCTATCCCGATCGTTAGAGGAAACGTAGTGATGTCAGAGTCCatccgacaaaaaaaaacgaattgccgTCCACGATCTTTGGTGACGCTGTTATGGATCGCAAGAGAAACAGTAGGTGCTAACTACCCGTGATATCGGCAGATATGTGAGGGTCTGATTTGCGTGaaggcttaaaggcatcactccacgaatctgaggtggtaaggatttcaggtggagtattcgtatacgggatagtagataatggagaggtgggtgattccgtccatttcttcctaattgccctaaaaaacggcaaaacagtttcgtggggtgatgcctttaaacacatCTTCCAAATAATTAGTTTTTCCCAGGAGATCTCTTATTCTCTACAGATCCACTTCAATG
This is a stretch of genomic DNA from Necator americanus strain Aroian chromosome II, whole genome shotgun sequence. It encodes these proteins:
- a CDS encoding hypothetical protein (NECATOR_CHRII.G8186.T1), with the translated sequence MDCPNPGAEVEFLRYCLQTINATAVLIPQYLRSDEMIDMLANGTADITLIPLLQKRERMEKVDFSTPIGLVYVGYYVMEAERIDVPDRIRNVFSVPALSILILTSLAVATLLYIYSKLFYNNRMSLLESITVTFSGLLRQCHLNLNGPICVSILACSWLWFTFVITAHYEAKIRSLLMLARHRGSLFTNLDQAMDTMEYYGWKMVIEKRSYSPFEHCYPIQCERLRRLQKRSLIKEHDGSDLLSVVSKDHFAFSALPKDMAPHPRSIIDDRRHVLFVRDDYIMPIYLAYALRK
- a CDS encoding hypothetical protein (NECATOR_CHRII.G8186.T2) gives rise to the protein MDCPNPGAEVEFLRYCLQTINATAVLIPQYLRSDEMIDMLANGTADITLIPLLQKRERMEKVDFSTPIGLVYVGYYVMEAERIDVPDRIRNVFSVPNRYAQPHRFERRRLRKCTKLQALSILILTSLAVATLLYIYSKLFYNNRMSLLESITVTFSGLLRQCHLNLNGPICVSILACSWLWFTFVITAHYEAKIRSLLMLARHRGSLFTNLDQAMDTMEYYGWKMVIEKRSYSPFEHCYPIQCERLRRLQKRSLIKEHDGSDLLSVVSKDHFAFSALPKDMAPHPRSIIDDRRHVLFVRDDYIMPIYLAYALRK